One genomic region from Sphingobacterium sp. UGAL515B_05 encodes:
- a CDS encoding serine hydrolase, producing the protein MKLLITFILGFLFSLSLFSQVGKIIEPKDQFAAIDSILDRVLKDHHVAGFAVAVVKGDNVIYSKGFGYRDFAQKKPVTPNTLFAIGSSSKAFTASLLGLLRKDGKLTFEDRAVALLPALKFYNDEMDNQIVLKDLMAHRTGLSRYDLSWFLFNSKNRDRLITRVRFMKPSSGLRMKWFYNNFMYLAQGMIVERLSGKTWEQNIQEKFFTPLQMTRSNTDILAFQRDSDVSLPYSLSKDNTIKQIDYYNINGMGPAGSINSSVSDMSNWLKVWLNQGYFNGKEILPTDYIKEAASSQMVMDAGLPDKHKDVFLSNYGLGWMIGSYRGHYQVEHGGNINGFSANVSFFPTDTLGIVVLTNQNVSRVPTVVRNSISDILLGLDPIDWNGEKKAEIDSLRQVKKEVEKLPVPSTKASHPLKQYIGSFENPAYGIIEIKLKDSHLYSELGYEKVILLHRHYDVFDPHLVDKNGVVDTEPSNLLFNFFSDVDGQIQGIGILLDGSEKPVMFDRKADKNHSEQR; encoded by the coding sequence ATGAAACTCCTGATAACCTTTATTTTGGGCTTTTTGTTTTCTCTATCGTTATTTTCTCAAGTTGGGAAAATAATTGAGCCGAAAGATCAATTTGCAGCAATTGATTCAATACTTGACCGCGTTTTAAAAGATCATCATGTAGCAGGCTTCGCCGTCGCTGTTGTAAAAGGTGATAACGTAATTTATAGTAAGGGATTTGGCTATCGCGATTTCGCTCAGAAAAAACCGGTCACACCGAATACTCTTTTTGCCATAGGTTCAAGCTCCAAAGCTTTTACCGCTTCATTATTAGGTTTGTTGAGAAAGGATGGCAAACTGACATTTGAGGACAGAGCAGTAGCTTTATTGCCAGCATTAAAGTTTTACAATGATGAAATGGACAATCAAATTGTTCTTAAGGACTTGATGGCGCATAGGACTGGGTTGTCCCGCTATGATTTATCTTGGTTTCTGTTCAATAGCAAAAATAGAGATAGGCTGATTACGAGGGTCAGATTTATGAAACCGAGTTCAGGCCTGCGAATGAAATGGTTCTATAACAACTTTATGTACCTTGCGCAAGGAATGATTGTAGAGCGACTAAGCGGTAAAACATGGGAACAGAATATTCAAGAAAAGTTTTTTACGCCCCTACAAATGACGCGTTCCAATACCGATATTCTAGCATTTCAGCGGGATAGTGATGTTTCTTTGCCCTATTCACTTTCTAAAGACAATACGATAAAACAGATTGATTATTATAATATTAATGGTATGGGGCCTGCAGGAAGCATCAACAGCAGTGTGAGCGACATGTCTAATTGGCTCAAGGTTTGGCTCAACCAAGGTTATTTTAATGGGAAGGAAATACTTCCGACAGATTATATAAAGGAGGCTGCAAGTTCTCAGATGGTGATGGATGCTGGTTTACCTGACAAGCATAAAGATGTTTTCCTCTCTAACTATGGCTTAGGTTGGATGATTGGGTCCTATAGAGGGCATTATCAAGTAGAACATGGTGGCAATATAAACGGATTTTCTGCAAACGTATCATTTTTTCCAACAGATACACTCGGAATTGTCGTATTAACCAATCAAAACGTATCTAGGGTTCCCACGGTAGTCAGAAATTCTATCTCGGATATACTTTTGGGCTTGGATCCAATTGATTGGAATGGAGAGAAAAAGGCAGAAATCGACTCGTTGCGTCAGGTAAAAAAAGAAGTAGAAAAGTTACCTGTTCCATCGACGAAAGCTTCCCATCCCTTAAAACAATACATTGGTTCTTTTGAAAATCCCGCTTATGGAATTATTGAGATAAAGCTCAAAGATAGTCACTTGTACAGTGAGCTGGGGTATGAGAAAGTTATCCTTCTACATCGACATTATGACGTTTTTGACCCACATTTAGTAGATAAAAATGGCGTAGTGGATACAGAACCAAGTAATCTTTTATTTAACTTTTTTAGCGATGTGGACGGTCAGATTCAAGGTATAGGAATTCTATTGGACGGTAGCGAAAAACCGGTTATGTTTGATCGTAAGGCTGACAAAAACCATTCAGAGCAACGATAA
- a CDS encoding type I glyceraldehyde-3-phosphate dehydrogenase, translating to MKKIAINGFGRIGRAALKIITETTDLEVVGINDLMSIENAAYLLKYDSNYGRYEKDVRIEGDTLVVNGKAVKYTSIREIEKLPWNDIQADIIIESTGIFTNKADAEKHLTSGAKFVVISGPTKDTPTVVHGVNTEDGRVSVFSCASCTTNNISPIIEILGRRLGIKKAILNTTHGYTASQALVDAPSKKEPRMGRAAGINLAPAATGAAIATTKALPQYAGKFDGIAVRVPVPVGSISDITFIAERPTTIEEINQILIEESKTDRYKKVLTVTNEPLVSTDIIKSPFASTVDLEMTRVVDGDLVKVMAWYDNEWGFTNQMIRQIQSI from the coding sequence ATGAAAAAAATAGCTATTAATGGATTTGGCCGCATCGGACGTGCCGCTTTAAAAATAATAACAGAAACTACTGACCTTGAAGTTGTTGGAATCAATGATCTGATGAGTATTGAAAATGCTGCCTATCTGCTTAAATACGACAGTAACTATGGGAGATATGAAAAAGATGTCCGCATCGAGGGAGATACACTTGTGGTCAATGGAAAAGCTGTTAAATATACAAGCATAAGGGAAATTGAAAAATTACCTTGGAATGATATCCAAGCTGATATCATTATCGAAAGTACGGGAATTTTCACAAACAAAGCAGATGCAGAAAAACATCTGACCTCTGGAGCAAAATTTGTAGTCATCTCGGGTCCGACCAAAGATACGCCTACAGTGGTTCACGGGGTAAATACGGAAGACGGAAGAGTTTCTGTTTTTTCATGCGCAAGCTGTACTACCAACAATATAAGTCCAATAATCGAAATATTAGGCAGAAGGCTCGGGATAAAAAAGGCAATCTTAAATACCACACACGGATATACGGCTTCACAGGCTCTTGTAGATGCTCCTTCAAAAAAAGAACCGCGTATGGGAAGAGCGGCAGGAATAAACCTTGCTCCTGCTGCCACAGGTGCTGCAATAGCGACAACCAAAGCACTTCCGCAATACGCGGGAAAATTTGACGGAATCGCTGTCAGGGTGCCAGTCCCAGTAGGTTCTATATCAGATATTACTTTTATCGCGGAAAGGCCTACTACGATCGAAGAGATCAACCAAATTTTGATCGAAGAATCAAAAACCGATCGATATAAAAAGGTACTAACAGTAACAAACGAGCCTTTAGTATCTACCGATATCATCAAAAGCCCATTTGCTTCGACAGTCGATTTGGAAATGACCAGAGTTGTCGATGGTGATCTAGTAAAAGTGATGGCATGGTATGATAATGAATGGGGATTTACCAACCAAATGATAAGACAAATTCAATCGATTTAG
- a CDS encoding vancomycin high temperature exclusion protein — MKKIRKFILVLIVLSLIALVLVLLTSRNVTTKTEKTIFTELKDVPKAKVAVIFGAGINGDQPSRYLKDRLDAGISLYKNNKVDKILLSGDNGRDEYDELTVMKLYCQKNGVDTTAIYIDYAGFDSYSTMYRAKHIFHIDTAILVSQKYHLNRCLYLGDKMGIKSFGYSADRGAYPGYKYYTLREKLSVTKAVLDVIRNRKPKYLGGSVDINGKSNYTKE, encoded by the coding sequence ATGAAAAAAATAAGAAAGTTCATATTAGTGCTTATCGTCCTAAGCCTAATAGCACTGGTTTTGGTTTTGTTAACTAGTCGCAATGTAACGACCAAAACAGAAAAGACGATTTTCACCGAACTTAAAGATGTGCCCAAAGCTAAAGTAGCTGTTATTTTTGGCGCGGGAATAAATGGCGATCAGCCCAGTCGGTATTTAAAAGATAGGCTGGATGCTGGGATTTCGCTATATAAAAACAACAAAGTAGATAAAATACTACTGTCGGGAGATAACGGAAGAGATGAGTACGATGAGCTTACCGTAATGAAATTATACTGCCAGAAAAATGGTGTTGATACCACAGCAATATACATCGATTACGCGGGCTTTGATAGCTATTCGACCATGTATCGTGCAAAACATATCTTTCATATTGACACAGCAATCTTGGTATCCCAAAAATATCACTTAAACAGATGTCTTTATCTAGGCGACAAAATGGGCATAAAGTCATTTGGCTATAGTGCGGACCGAGGTGCTTATCCCGGTTATAAATACTACACACTGAGAGAAAAATTATCGGTTACCAAAGCCGTATTGGACGTAATAAGAAACCGAAAACCAAAGTATCTAGGTGGATCAGTTGATATAAATGGGAAATCAAATTACACGAAAGAATAG
- a CDS encoding protein adenylyltransferase SelO, which produces MNIEQIKQPFLKRFPGDFSNTPTQRSTPKVLFATIEPVGFEQPQLIAFNETLAEEIGLGKFEEKDLSFLVGSHLPANIRAYATAYAGHQFGNWAGQLGDGRAILAGEITNSEGKKAEVQWKGAGSTPYSRRADGRAVLRSSVREYLMSEAMYHLGIPTTRALSLAFTGEDVIRDIMYNGNPQYEKGAVVIRTAESFLRFGHFELMFAQGEHKLLQDLLDFTIENYFPEIVTSDHQKYRDFFEKVCIRTANLMVEWFRVGFVHGVMNTDNMSILGLTIDYGPYSMMDEYNLNFTPNTTDLPGRRYAFGKQAQIAHWNLWKLANALQPIINDEKFLENTLNNFGVYFWETHDKMLCKKFGFDKLKKEDAAFFANWQGLMQNLELDYTLFFNQLEKVSSDVDLNEHFASVAYTALNEEKITKLEVFLEQYRARLQANSISKAASRELMGKTNPKFILRNYLLYQCIEEISNGKTEMLMKLTQALENPYQVLFPEFSVRRPSSYNDTAGCSTLSCSS; this is translated from the coding sequence ATGAATATTGAACAGATCAAACAGCCTTTCCTTAAGAGGTTTCCAGGAGATTTTTCCAATACCCCTACACAAAGAAGCACGCCAAAAGTGCTATTTGCTACGATTGAACCAGTTGGGTTCGAACAGCCTCAACTGATTGCTTTTAATGAGACTCTTGCGGAGGAAATAGGGCTGGGAAAATTTGAAGAAAAAGATCTTAGTTTTCTAGTAGGATCTCACCTACCCGCCAATATTCGGGCATACGCTACAGCATATGCGGGGCATCAATTTGGTAATTGGGCGGGACAGCTTGGTGACGGCAGAGCTATCCTTGCTGGCGAAATTACCAATTCCGAAGGTAAGAAGGCAGAAGTTCAATGGAAAGGAGCCGGTTCAACCCCCTATTCGAGACGTGCCGACGGAAGAGCCGTATTGAGATCTTCTGTACGTGAATACCTGATGAGTGAAGCCATGTATCACTTGGGCATTCCAACCACTAGGGCTTTAAGCCTTGCCTTTACTGGAGAAGATGTCATCCGAGATATCATGTATAATGGCAATCCACAATACGAAAAAGGAGCCGTAGTGATAAGAACAGCCGAAAGCTTCCTCCGCTTCGGACATTTTGAACTGATGTTTGCGCAAGGCGAACACAAATTATTACAGGATCTGCTAGATTTTACTATTGAAAATTACTTTCCCGAAATTGTAACGTCTGATCATCAGAAATATAGAGACTTCTTTGAAAAAGTATGTATCCGTACCGCAAACTTAATGGTGGAATGGTTCAGAGTCGGTTTTGTACATGGCGTAATGAACACAGACAATATGTCTATCTTAGGCTTAACCATCGATTATGGTCCTTATTCAATGATGGATGAATATAATTTAAATTTCACTCCAAACACTACGGATTTGCCAGGAAGAAGATATGCATTTGGAAAGCAGGCACAGATTGCACACTGGAATCTATGGAAACTTGCAAATGCCCTACAACCCATCATCAACGATGAAAAATTCCTTGAAAACACGCTAAATAATTTTGGCGTTTATTTTTGGGAGACTCATGACAAAATGCTTTGCAAAAAATTCGGGTTTGATAAGCTCAAAAAAGAGGATGCAGCATTTTTTGCCAACTGGCAGGGATTAATGCAGAATCTGGAATTGGATTACACCTTATTTTTCAATCAACTGGAAAAAGTATCATCTGACGTTGATTTAAATGAGCATTTCGCCTCGGTGGCTTATACGGCTTTAAATGAAGAAAAAATCACAAAACTTGAAGTCTTCTTGGAACAGTACCGAGCCCGCCTGCAAGCAAATTCAATTTCAAAAGCAGCGTCTCGGGAATTAATGGGGAAAACAAATCCGAAATTTATACTGAGAAACTATCTACTTTACCAATGTATTGAGGAAATCAGTAATGGAAAAACAGAGATGTTGATGAAACTAACGCAAGCTTTAGAAAATCCTTATCAGGTATTGTTTCCAGAATTTTCTGTAAGGCGTCCTTCCAGCTATAATGACACAGCAGGATGTTCTACCCTTTCATGCAGTTCATAA
- a CDS encoding MerR family DNA-binding protein, which translates to MKLISQLAKEANMPIGTIRFYEKSGLISGMTKKDVISNNYVYYDDEVAEKLRFIKMAKAVGFTLAEIKQVIDAWYQKELTQARKMEVLDLKLEQIDMKIRELKVMKKQIEQCKSNIQNGLSR; encoded by the coding sequence GTGAAATTAATTAGTCAGCTAGCTAAGGAAGCAAACATGCCTATTGGAACCATACGCTTTTATGAAAAGAGCGGACTTATTTCCGGCATGACAAAAAAGGATGTAATATCCAATAATTACGTTTACTACGATGATGAAGTCGCCGAAAAACTGAGGTTTATAAAGATGGCGAAAGCTGTAGGCTTTACCTTAGCTGAAATTAAACAGGTTATTGATGCATGGTATCAAAAGGAGCTAACTCAGGCACGTAAAATGGAAGTCCTCGATCTTAAACTCGAACAGATAGACATGAAGATACGGGAACTTAAGGTAATGAAAAAGCAGATAGAACAATGTAAAAGCAATATCCAAAATGGTCTAAGCCGATAA
- a CDS encoding alpha/beta hydrolase: METAYSDKELIKLVPGFTNNYIVLNDLSIHYVQGGKGDPIILIPGYPETWWAYHHVMPILAENHQIIVVEIRGMGSSDKPENGYEKKNIAKDIYELVKHLGFDKVSIAGHDIGAHVAFSFACNYSLATSKLILLDTPHPDPSMYKLPMLPILETSYLYPWWLAFNQVKELPEKLLEGRMSIVIAWLFDNLLINKDSISQFDKSVYSAAYDNKDAIRCSNSWYQAFPQDIKDYDSYNKLEIPVLAIGASGYDLLHHSLPAITSDLTLKKIENCGHFILAEKPNETAELINEFLAS; encoded by the coding sequence ATGGAAACAGCATATTCCGACAAAGAGCTTATTAAACTAGTCCCCGGCTTCACAAATAATTATATTGTATTAAATGATCTATCGATCCATTATGTTCAGGGAGGCAAAGGAGATCCCATAATTCTGATTCCAGGTTATCCAGAAACATGGTGGGCATACCATCATGTCATGCCGATATTAGCGGAGAACCACCAAATAATTGTAGTTGAAATTAGAGGAATGGGTAGCTCAGATAAGCCGGAAAATGGCTACGAGAAGAAGAACATCGCCAAGGATATCTACGAATTAGTCAAGCATTTGGGCTTCGATAAAGTTTCTATTGCGGGTCATGATATCGGTGCACATGTAGCATTTAGTTTTGCCTGTAATTATTCGCTGGCAACAAGTAAATTAATATTGCTGGATACACCACATCCAGACCCTAGCATGTATAAGCTTCCTATGTTACCTATTTTGGAAACCAGTTATTTGTATCCATGGTGGCTCGCTTTCAATCAGGTAAAAGAACTGCCAGAAAAGTTACTTGAGGGACGCATGTCAATCGTCATCGCTTGGTTGTTCGATAACCTGCTGATTAATAAAGATAGTATAAGCCAATTTGATAAATCTGTTTATAGCGCGGCTTATGACAATAAGGATGCCATTCGCTGTTCAAATTCATGGTATCAGGCTTTTCCACAGGATATTAAAGATTATGACAGCTATAATAAATTAGAGATCCCCGTCTTAGCAATTGGTGCAAGTGGTTATGACTTGCTCCATCATTCTTTGCCGGCGATCACAAGCGATTTAACACTTAAAAAAATTGAAAACTGTGGCCATTTTATTCTCGCTGAAAAACCTAATGAAACCGCTGAATTGATCAATGAGTTTTTAGCTAGCTAA
- a CDS encoding GLPGLI family protein: MRKYYIFFLFLFLSRLSSGQRLHAVYEYIPSAMSTFKEDVYYDGKVKTAVRDSMPIRKQELNKDVDDEVAPSFSITIGSGKRYNRVVIHQNKADQQLETRSIQGVNYLVTDKFPPLVWNTDYADVDTLGKHVCHKATASYRGTTLVAYYTNDIPVPVGPSKFGGLPGLIVMLYNESANPNYWYLKEVNYPYTGDIPLNNKYIQSLPKLSLEEFIKKDDQFNEEQMRIMYSKMPMMEGVSVEKQKVRGSVEQVYEWEH, from the coding sequence ATGCGTAAATATTATATATTCTTTTTATTTCTTTTCCTATCCAGATTATCTTCTGGACAGCGGCTTCATGCGGTATATGAATACATTCCATCAGCCATGAGTACTTTTAAAGAAGATGTCTATTATGATGGAAAGGTGAAGACTGCTGTTCGTGATTCGATGCCGATCCGCAAGCAAGAGCTCAACAAAGATGTCGATGATGAAGTTGCGCCCTCATTTTCGATAACAATCGGTTCTGGCAAACGATATAACAGGGTTGTGATCCATCAAAATAAGGCTGATCAACAGTTGGAGACCCGTTCCATTCAAGGTGTTAACTATTTGGTGACGGACAAGTTTCCGCCATTGGTCTGGAATACCGATTACGCCGATGTAGATACGTTGGGCAAACATGTATGCCATAAAGCAACGGCTTCTTATCGTGGGACTACGCTGGTGGCTTATTATACCAATGATATTCCTGTACCTGTGGGACCATCGAAATTTGGTGGCTTGCCAGGCCTTATCGTGATGCTCTATAACGAAAGTGCAAATCCGAACTACTGGTACTTGAAGGAGGTAAATTATCCCTATACTGGCGATATTCCCTTAAATAATAAATATATCCAGTCGTTGCCCAAGTTGAGTCTGGAAGAGTTTATTAAAAAAGACGACCAATTCAATGAAGAACAAATGCGTATTATGTACAGTAAAATGCCAATGATGGAGGGCGTGAGCGTTGAGAAGCAAAAAGTTAGGGGCAGTGTAGAGCAAGTGTATGAATGGGAACATTAA
- a CDS encoding sigma-70 family RNA polymerase sigma factor produces the protein MLSTEYYFNKYFLQLSVFAFPWVGSEEIAKDIVQDAFIVLMGRQDLLQKGEPVIKSFLYSSVKNLAMNIKRRNVVFDRVRNQFNTDQPDDNDILDNLINAELIGALHRELNELPEGCQRICRLIYLDGMKYEEVAQELNVSVNTVKTQRMRAINLLKRKFLSLLFTFFTL, from the coding sequence ATGTTATCCACAGAATATTATTTTAACAAATATTTTCTGCAACTCAGTGTATTTGCATTTCCATGGGTTGGTTCAGAGGAAATTGCAAAAGACATCGTGCAGGACGCATTTATCGTTCTAATGGGTAGACAGGACTTACTACAAAAGGGAGAGCCCGTCATTAAAAGCTTCCTTTATAGCTCTGTAAAAAATCTAGCAATGAATATCAAGCGGAGAAATGTGGTATTTGATCGTGTACGGAACCAATTTAACACTGACCAACCGGATGACAATGATATCCTGGATAATTTAATAAATGCAGAATTGATTGGAGCTCTTCATCGGGAACTTAATGAACTGCCCGAAGGTTGTCAACGAATCTGCCGTTTAATCTATCTAGACGGAATGAAGTATGAGGAGGTCGCACAGGAACTCAATGTTTCCGTAAATACGGTTAAAACACAACGTATGCGTGCGATAAACCTGCTAAAAAGAAAATTTTTAAGCCTACTTTTTACATTTTTTACACTCTAA
- a CDS encoding FecR family protein — MIETDKIILAELIALLLKDGELASDKGNQLKNLLQKYPGAKDIIRRRLSQTDIYVPCDLHKIDVSQEWLITQSKFTAKETILQPRKKYLYLNKSWYKAIGIAATVLLALTLLWKKQQHEKPVSYLIPDKIYGHKNDVLPGGAGAILKIEGKEEIRLTEKKANQYFAQGIELKEGRLIYPSNLTENLKNTLIVPKRSTMILTLSDGTKVWVNAASELSYKTNFNKKERRVTLKGEAYFEVAKDAHRPFIVETNHINIQAIGTAFNVNSYHANTKVSLTEGKLKVSNEEHEIYMNAGSETEIVDKKLKTFPLVSKAEATAFKDGYFYFKNKDMQQILDELSRWYGIQIDCKIPLNSERYEGSIKRDVTLAELCNVLKDLTGYKLTIENDKLIVNR, encoded by the coding sequence ATGATAGAAACCGACAAAATAATATTAGCAGAATTGATTGCTCTTCTTTTGAAAGATGGTGAGTTAGCATCCGACAAAGGGAATCAATTAAAAAATCTCTTACAAAAATATCCTGGTGCGAAGGATATCATTCGTCGTCGGCTATCGCAAACTGATATTTATGTTCCATGTGATCTTCACAAGATTGATGTAAGCCAAGAATGGCTGATCACACAAAGTAAATTCACGGCGAAGGAAACGATTTTACAACCAAGAAAGAAATACCTCTACTTAAATAAATCATGGTACAAAGCTATTGGAATTGCAGCTACTGTACTGCTTGCCCTAACGCTGTTATGGAAAAAACAACAGCACGAAAAACCTGTAAGCTATTTAATTCCTGACAAGATATACGGACATAAAAATGATGTTCTTCCCGGAGGAGCAGGTGCAATTTTAAAAATTGAGGGGAAAGAAGAAATACGATTAACCGAAAAAAAAGCTAACCAATATTTTGCGCAAGGTATCGAATTAAAAGAAGGGCGACTTATATACCCATCTAACTTAACAGAAAACCTAAAAAACACTTTAATAGTTCCCAAACGATCTACCATGATATTAACCCTTAGCGATGGGACTAAAGTATGGGTAAATGCTGCCTCTGAGCTCAGCTATAAAACAAATTTTAATAAAAAAGAGAGAAGAGTGACACTAAAAGGTGAAGCCTATTTTGAAGTTGCGAAAGATGCACATAGGCCCTTTATCGTTGAAACAAATCATATCAATATACAGGCAATCGGAACAGCTTTTAATGTAAATTCCTATCATGCAAATACGAAAGTATCATTGACAGAAGGAAAGCTTAAAGTGAGCAACGAAGAGCACGAAATCTATATGAACGCCGGTAGCGAAACGGAGATCGTGGATAAAAAACTAAAGACTTTCCCATTAGTCAGTAAAGCCGAAGCCACAGCGTTCAAAGACGGTTATTTTTATTTTAAAAATAAGGATATGCAACAGATACTTGATGAATTAAGCCGCTGGTATGGAATTCAGATCGATTGCAAGATCCCTCTAAATAGTGAACGATACGAGGGTAGTATAAAAAGAGATGTAACGCTAGCAGAACTTTGTAATGTCCTCAAGGATTTGACAGGTTATAAGCTGACCATTGAGAATGATAAACTGATTGTGAACAGATAA